One stretch of Nicotiana tabacum cultivar K326 chromosome 18, ASM71507v2, whole genome shotgun sequence DNA includes these proteins:
- the LOC107785665 gene encoding copper-transporting ATPase HMA4, which produces MEANGKDDLMKPLLQDADAVAVNMAQLSDSKNKKIRTLLFKVNGITCASCSNSIESALGKLKGIESATVSPLQGQAVVKYVPELISAKKIKEAVEDTGFEVDEFPEQDIAICRIRIKGMACTSCSESVERALSMTDGVKKAVVGLSLEEAKVHFDPNVTSTSRIVEVIEDAGFGADIISSGSDLNKVHFKLEGINSPDDITVIQCCLEALEGVNTVEINQQEYRVTISYEPDIIGPRTLMHCIQEAGHGSSTYRASLYIPPRQRELEKEHEIHTYRNLFLWSCLFSVPIFVFSMVLPMLPPYGNWLEYKVFNMLTVGLLLKWILCTPVQFVIGRRFYAGSYHALRRKSANMDVLIALGTNAAYFYSVYIMIKALISNSFEGQDFFETSPMLISFILLGKYLEVLAKGKTSDALAKLTELAPETAYLLTLDGAGNIISETEISSQLIQKNDVLKIVPGAKVPVDGVVINGHSYVNESMITGEARPVSKMPGDKVIGGTVNENGCVLIKATHIGSETALSQIVQLVEAAQLARAPVQKLADQISRFFVPTVVLAAVVTWLAWFIPGEVGVYPSSWIPKGMSVFELALQFGISVLVVACPCALGLATPTAIMVATGKGASQGVLIKGGNALEKAHKVKLVVFDKTGTLTVGKPTVVSAVIFSNISMQDFCDVTISAEANSEHPIAKAVVDHAKKLRQKHSAENEHHPEIEDFEVHTGAGVSGKVGEQRILVGNRRLMHAFNVPVSNEVENYISEHEQLARTCVLVAVDGKIAGAFAVTDPVKPDAARVVSFLKSMDITSVMVTGDNWATARAIASEVGIQMVFAETDPLGKADKIKELQLKGTPVAMVGDGINDSPALVAADVGMAIGAGTDVAIEAADVVLIKSNLEDVVTALDLSRKTMSRIRLNYVWALGYNVLGMPVAAGVLFPFTGIRLPPWLAGACMAASSISVVCSSLLLQSYKKPLHSRVN; this is translated from the exons ATGGAAGCTAACGGGAAGGATGACTTAATGAAACCGCTTTTGCAAGATGCTGATGCTGTAGCTGTCAATATGGCTCAACTAAGtgatagtaaaaataaaaagattagaACTCTTCTTTTCAAAGTTAATGGCATCACTTGTGCATCTTGTTCGAATTCCATAGAATCTGCGCTGGGAAAGCTTAAGGGGATTGAGAGTGCTACGGTGTCTCCACTTCAAGGACAGGCCGTTGTTAAATATGTGCCAGAACTTATCAGT GCAAAAAAGATAAAAGAGGCTGTCGAAGACACTGGTTTTGAAGTTGATGAGTTTCCAGAGCAAGACATTGCTATCTGCCGGATCAGAATCAAGGGGATGGCATGCACAAGCTGTTCTGAGTCTGTTGAACGTGCCCTTTCGATGACTGATGGAGTAAAGAAAGCCGTGGTTGGTTTATCTCTTGAAGAAGCAAAAGTTCATTTTGATCCAAATGTTACCAGTACCAGCCGGATTGTTGAAGTAATAGAAGATGCTGGATTTGGAGCTGATATAATTAGTTCAGGCAGCGATTTAAATAAAGTACACTTCAAGCTAGAAGGCATCAATTCTCCAGATGATATTACTGTTATTCAATGCTGTCTCGAGGCGCTGGAAGGTGTAAACACTGTTGAAATAAACCAGCAAGAGTATAGAGTGACCATAAGTTATGAACCAGATATAATTGGTCCAAGAACCCTAATGCATTGTATTCAAGAAGCTGGGCATGGGTCGAGTACTTATCGTGCAAGCCTTTATATCCCACCAAGACAGCGGGAATTAGAGAAAGAGCATGAAATCCACACTTACAGGAACCTGTTTTTGTGGAGCTGCTTATTTTCAGTGCCAATATTTGTTTTCTCAATGGTACTTCCAATGCTTCCCCCTTATGGGAATTGGTTAGAATACAAGGTTTTCAACATGCTTACGGTTGGATTATTGTTAAAATGGATCCTTTGCACTCCTGTGCAGTTTGTTATTGGTCGAAG GTTTTATGCAGGATCATATCATGCACTGAGACGGAAATCTGCAAACATGGATGTTCTGATTGCATTGGGCACTAATGCTGCCTATTTCTATTCGGTTTATATTATGATAAAAGCATTGATTTCAAATTCCTTTGAGGGGCAAGATTTCTTTGAGACTAGTCCGATGTTGATATCGTTTATATTATTGGGGAAATACCTAGAAGTTCTTGCAAAAGGAAAGACATCAGATGCTTTGGCAAAGTTGACAGAGCTGGCTCCTGAGACTGCTTACCTATTAACATTGGATGGTGCTGGGAATATTATTTCTGAGACAGAAATTAGCAGTCAATTAATACAAAAGAATGATGTCCTTAAGATTGTTCCGGGGGCAAAGGTTCCTGTAGATGGCGTTGTTATTAATGGTCACAGTTATGTGAATGAGAGTATGATCACTGGAGAAGCTAGGCCTGTTTCCAAGATGCCAGGTGACAAG GTCATTGGTGGAACTGTAAATGAAAATGGATGTGTACTCATCAAAGCCACTCATATTGGTTCGGAGACTGCGCTCTCACAAATTGTTCAGTTAGTTGAAGCTGCTCAGCTTGCCAGAGCACCTGTTCAGAAACTTGCTGATCAGATATCTAGATTTTTTGTACCCACG gTTGTTTTAGCTGCAGTCGTGACATGGCTAGCGTGGTTTATCCCTGGAGAAGTAGGTGTATATCCTTCAAGTTGGATACCAAAAGGAATGAGTGTATTTGAGCTTGCATTACAGTTTGGTATATCGGTATTGGTGGTCGCTTGCCCCTGTGCTCTCGGATTAGCTACTCCTACAGCAATTATGGTTGCCACCGGAAAGGGCGCTTCTCAAGGTGTCCTTATTAAAGGTGGAAATGCTCTTGAAAAAGCACATAAG GTGAAACTGGTTGTGTTTGATAAGACAGGAACACTGACAGTTGGAAAGCCCACTGTTGTAAGTGCCGTGATATTCTCCAACATCTCTATGCAGGACTTCTGTGATGTAACTATCTCTGCTGAG GCAAATAGTGAGCATCCTATTGCAAAAGCTGTTGTGGACCATGCCAAAAAGTTACGCCAGAAGCACAGTGCAGAAAATGAACATCACCCTGAGATAGAGGACTTTGAGGTGCACACTGGAGCTGGTGTGAGCGGGAAAGTTGGAGAACAAAGAATTCTTGTGGGAAACAGGAGGCTTATGCATGCTTTCAACGTCCCAGTTAGCAATGAAGTTGAGAACTACATTTCAGAGCATGAACAGCTTGCTCGTACTTGTGTCTTAGTTGCCGTGGATGGTAAAATTGCTGGGGCTTTTGCTGTGACTGATCCTGTAAAGCCAGACGCAGCACGTGTTGTTTCTTTTCTCAAATCAATGGACATCACAAGTGTCATGGTGACTGGTGATAACTGGGCGACAGCAAGAGCAATAGCAAGTGAAGTGGGAATTCAGATGGTGTTTGCTGAAACAGATCCACTGGGAAAAGCTGATAAGATTAAAGAATTGCAG TTGAAAGGCACACCTGTTGCAATGGTAGGAGACGGGATAAACGATTCCCCAGCACTTGTTGCAGCTGATGTTGGGATGGCAATTGGTGCAGGCACTGATGTAGCTATAGAAGCCGCTGATGTTGTTCTCATCAAGAGCAATCTTGAAGACGTCGTCACAGCGTTAGATCTCTCTAGAAAGACAATGTCACGTATCCGACTCAATTATGTTTGGGCACTCGGGTACAATGTGCTTGGCATGCCAGTTGCTGCTGGTGTCTTGTTCCCCTTCACTGGAATCCGTTTGCCCCCATGGCTTGCTGGTGCGTGCATGGCGGCTTCTTCTATTAGCGTGGTTTGTTCATCGCTACTGCTGCAGTCTTATAAGAAACCTCTGCATTCTCGAGTCAATTAA